The sequence below is a genomic window from Flavobacterium sediminilitoris.
GTTTGTTAAATTACCATCAGTATTGGCAGGAATGGAATATAAAGTGAAATACATTATAAAATATAATGGAAATTATGCTCGCTGGTTTAATAAAAATAGTGAAACGGCTCAAAAAGCTTATGTAACGTCACTTAGGGGAATAAGAGCAAGATTTGTTGAAGGATTGTAGAGAGTAATAATAAAAATAAAATAAGATATGGCAAGAATACTTATACTAATCTTTTTAGTTTTTTCTTTTAGTTGTAAAAAAAGAGTTGATAATATTGAGCAAAGCGTTATTAAAAACGGAAGTATTAATAATAAGGTTGATGTTTCAGTAGAAAATGATTCTGTTACATGCGATGAAGTTGTTCGTAAAATTGTTTTTTCAAGTAATTTAAAAAGCATTAAAAATTTTGATGATATTTTTATCAGACTTGAAGAAATTTCAGATGAAAAAATTATAATTAAATTATATATAGAAAACAACCTTTCAGACAATCCAAATGAAAAACAGATTGTAGAAAATGCTATTTCTTGGCTTGAACTGCAACCAAAAACGAATAAACTCTATGATGTTACATTTGATCCTGAGAATCCTGTAGAAATCAATTTTGATACAAAAATCATAAATAAATATAGTTTAGATAAAATCTGTGGAACTAAAACAAGTAAAAGTATCATAATTGATAATAAAGAAGTACAATGTGAAAGCATACAAGGAGACATGATGACTGGAGAAGAATGTGTTTTTTTAAATAGTGATATTAAAGATATATATAAAGGTATTATTGGTAAAAAACTTATAACAGATTGGAAATATCTTTTAAAAGAAATCCCACAACAAAATAAATCTTTAAAAATAAATGAAAATGGACTTATTGAAATAAACTATGAGATTAGTGAAAATAAAGTGGATATTAATTTAGAGTATGAAGGAGGGGTTACTAGTATTATTTTAGAAAAAAAAGGGAAAAATATTAATAGAATTATAATGCAAAGTGCAGATTGAGTTATATTTATTAATTCAAAAAAAAAGAATGTCATAAGAAAGTGTTATTTTCTGCATTTTTGTAGATGAAAGTGAAGAAATATCAGTTTTAATTATGAATTTTACTTTTTATTGAAGCAAATAGTTTAAAATTTAATATTTTTTTTATTAAATTTACCTACTTATACATTTTACAAACAAACAAACAAAATCATGGCAATAAGTACACGAATAGTCATCCAAATAGGAGGAGAAACCCTTACGCGATTTTCAAAATTAGTTATTCATCAAAAAGTACATACGCATCATACTTTTTCTTTGTTGCAACCTTTACCCAAAGAGTTTGTAAGTCAGGCAATAGATAAATCACAGAGTTATATAGGTCAATCTATTAAGATAGAGATTCAGCCTACGAGTTTAAAAACGACTTCACCTTTAGTTTTTCATGGTATTATTACAGAATCTCAAATGATTCGTACCTCAGGAGCTTCTGGAGGTATTATAATAAATGGATATAGTCCTACCATTGTTATGGAAGGTACACCAAAAACACAATCTTTTTCAGATGAATCTTTATCAGATATCATCAAAAAAATAACGAGTAGTTATAGTCAAAAAGAACTCCAACCTACAGTTGACGTTAAGAATGATGCTTCGATGCCTTATACAGTTCAATATAGAGAGAGCGATTTTGGATTTGCCTGTAGATTAGCCCAAAAGAGAGGACAATGGTTCTATTATAATGGAGAAGAATTACTATTTGGTTCTCCAAAATCTAAGAATTTCACTTTAGAATATGGAAGATCATTGCATAGTTTTAATATAGAGATGCGTGCAAAGCCATTAGGATTAGAGTATTTAGGATACGATCCAAGTAATGCAGAAACCCAAAAAGCCAATACAACGGAAGTCAATTATCAACCTGAAGGCTATTCAAAAGTAATGTATGAGAGTTCAAAGAAATTGTTTCCAGAGAGTGCAACGATGCTTTATACTCATTCAATAGAAGAAGGAAGTGCTAGAACTCATTTGGTTGATCGAGTAACTACACAGTTACAATCTAGAGCTGCTGATTTAGTAACCGCAAAAGGCGATAGTGATGAAACAGGTTTACGAATAGGAGATGTTATTTCTATCCAAGAGCCTTCATTTTCTATGACTGGTAATTTAATAGATGGATTACAAGAGCAAAATTTCGGAAGTTATATTATAACAGATATTACCCATGTTTGTGAAGAATCAGGTACTTATCACAATAGTTTTCAAGCGGTTCCAGACAGCGTTTTGTCACCACCATATGGTAATGTTCACCATCATCCAACAGCCGATACACAACCCGCAGTAGTAACAGACAACAATGATCCATTAGGGTTAGGTCGTATTCAAGTTAGCTTTGCATGGCAAAAGGAACAAGGGACAACTACACCATGGGTTCGAATGATAAACCCACATGCAGGAGGCGGAAAAGGGATGTATTTCATACCGGAAATAGGAGAAGAGGTTTTAGTAG
It includes:
- a CDS encoding type VI secretion system Vgr family protein codes for the protein MAISTRIVIQIGGETLTRFSKLVIHQKVHTHHTFSLLQPLPKEFVSQAIDKSQSYIGQSIKIEIQPTSLKTTSPLVFHGIITESQMIRTSGASGGIIINGYSPTIVMEGTPKTQSFSDESLSDIIKKITSSYSQKELQPTVDVKNDASMPYTVQYRESDFGFACRLAQKRGQWFYYNGEELLFGSPKSKNFTLEYGRSLHSFNIEMRAKPLGLEYLGYDPSNAETQKANTTEVNYQPEGYSKVMYESSKKLFPESATMLYTHSIEEGSARTHLVDRVTTQLQSRAADLVTAKGDSDETGLRIGDVISIQEPSFSMTGNLIDGLQEQNFGSYIITDITHVCEESGTYHNSFQAVPDSVLSPPYGNVHHHPTADTQPAVVTDNNDPLGLGRIQVSFAWQKEQGTTTPWVRMINPHAGGGKGMYFIPEIGEEVLVGFEAGNAEKPFILGAMYNGNESSSYATSGNDQKVIQTRSGTKIIMNDAEGSVFVEDPSGNTWMMDGKGNISVNAPKNFSIAAGDNISISAGKNISVSAGENIDNSANENITTVAGTDIIQNATGNIVESSDKRTEIIDKNFIRQADISNEIATEVSIYSEKENMTLQSGKTVEFNSAEKSKLF